In the Oryza glaberrima chromosome 6, OglaRS2, whole genome shotgun sequence genome, one interval contains:
- the LOC127776347 gene encoding uncharacterized protein LOC127776347: MSSAAAAVAGPARQRCAQKMTLKSNLPEFVTESFHRSKPLLTDLMELGVLAVPFSTDGNTPDLRFDETDDDDADDAAAFFFSLFMYLPFKSIAASCRLLDGQKKQANVSPDSPVYLSLRPDSRVRGSDVGYPPWQAFVAQLPPVKGMWSDLLNGMDGRVSPWASNRPWRAGS, translated from the exons atgtcatcggcggcggcggcggttgcaggGCCGGCGAGGCAGAGGTGTGCCCAAAAGATGACCCTGAAATCAAATCTCCCGGAGTTCGTGACCGAGTCGTTCCACCGGAGCAAGCCGCTCTTGACAGACCTCATGGAGCTGGGCGTGCTTGCCGTGCCATTCTCGACGGACGGGAACACGCCGGACCTGCGGTTCGACGAGACCGATGACGatgacgccgacgacgcggcaGCTTTCTTCTTC TCATTATTCATGTATCTGCCTTTCAAATCGATTGCTGCTTCTTGCAGATTGCTAGATGGCCAGAAGAAGCAAGCTAATGTGTCACCTGATTCCCCTGT GTATCTCTCGCTCCGGCCGGACAGTCGCGTCCGTGGCAGCGACGTCGGGTACCCACCGTGGCAAGCTTTCGTGGCGCAGCTGCCACCGGTAAAGGGGATGTGGTCTGACCTTCTTAACGGGATGGATGGGAGGGTATCCCCGTGGGCGAGCAATAGGCCATGGCGCGCGGGCTCCTAG
- the LOC127775799 gene encoding uncharacterized protein LOC127775799 yields MGNCQAAEAATVVVQHPGGRVERLYWATTAAEVMRANPGHYVALVTLRVAEEKRPPPPPPPPPARAERRGTGTGTVRVTRVKLLKPRDTLLLGQAYRLITVDEVTRALQAKKEEKSRRAAAQHHHLESKPAAAAGVRINSGGDDHTQLDENLDQHDRDGQRSSSATHSRHRQWRPSLHSIAEVSS; encoded by the exons ATGGGGAACTgccaggcggcggaggcggcgacggtggtggtgcaGCACCCGGGCGGTCGTGTGGAGCGGCTCTACtgggccaccaccgccgccgaggtcATGCGCGCCAACCCGGGCCACTACGTCGCGCTCGTCACCCTCCGCGTCGCCGAGGAGaagcggccgccaccgccgccgccgccgccgccggcgcgggccGAACGGcgcggcaccggcaccggcacggTGCGGGTGACGCGGGTGAAGCTGCTCAAGCCGCGGGACACGCTGCTCCTCGGCCAGGCCTACCGCCTCATCACCGTCGACGAGGTCACTAGGGCGCTGCAGgcgaagaaggaggagaagtcgaggagggcggcggcgcagcatcATCACCTGGAATccaagcccgccgccgccgccggagttaGGATCAAttccggcggcgacgaccacacGCAGCTCGATGAGAATCTTGATCAG CATGACAGAGACGGCCAACGGAGCAGCTCGGCGACACATTCTAGGCATCGTCAATGGCGCCCATCACTGCACAGCATCGCCGAAGTCAGTAGCTGA